A region of Dermochelys coriacea isolate rDerCor1 chromosome 1, rDerCor1.pri.v4, whole genome shotgun sequence DNA encodes the following proteins:
- the CARS2 gene encoding probable cysteine--tRNA ligase, mitochondrial isoform X3, whose translation MNISPLALARVYEEGFKQDMAALKVLPPTIYMRVTENIPQIISFIERIMASGHAYATSKGDVYFDVKSRGERYGKLTSVYTDVQEEMVDSDKRHVKDFALWKAAKPQELYWASPWGKGRPGWHIECSTVSSTVFGSQLDIHTGGIDLAFPHHENEIAQCEVYHQCEQWGNYFLHSGHLLIKGNREKMSKSLKNYITIKDFLRENSADEFRMFCLRSKYRSAIEFGDDTMNDAKNLLQAISSFISDANAYMKGQLVCDPIKEDVLWEMLANTKANVKAAFADDFDTSRAVAAIMDLIHHGNRQLKAVTKEGGSPRSPVVYGTMLSYIEDFFNTVGISLGDKQVVPENKNSAMLSSVIDELVSFRVKVRNYALAMPGATEVVQMEEGTIVAKETKQEERETRRQLLLEREPLLQACDNLRRDLAAFGINIKDRGTTSTWEVVDQRRAEQRTENS comes from the exons ATGAACATATCACCATTAGCTCTTGCCCGGGTTTATGAAGAAGGCTTTAAACAAGACATGGCTGCATTAaag GTTCTTCCCCCAACAATATATATGAGAGTGACTGAAAATATTCCTCAGATAATTTCTTTTATAGAACGGATAATGGCTAGTGGACATGCTTATGCAACCTCCAAAG GTGATGTTTATTTTGATGTCAAGTCTAGGGGAGAACGATATGGAAAGTTAACTAGTGTTTACACTGATGTACAAGAGGAAATGG TTGATAGTGATAAGCGACATGTCAAAGATTTTGCCCTGTGGAAGGCAGCCAAGCCTCAAGAACTTTACTGGGCTTCTCCCTGGGGAAAAGGAAGACCTGGCTGGCACATCGAGTGCTCTACAGTTTCGAG TACAGTGTTTGGAAGCCAACTGGATATCCATACTGGTGGCATAGATCTTGCTTTCCCACATCATGAAAATGAAATTGCACAGTGTGAGGTTTATCATCAGTGTGAACAATGGGGAAATTATTTTCTACATTCTG ggcaTTTGCTTATTAAAGGGAATCgagaaaaaatgtcaaaatcattaaaaaactACATTACAATTAAG GATTTTTTGAGAGAGAATTCAGCGGATGaattcagaatgttttgtttgcGCAGCAAGTACAGAtcag caATAGAATTTGGTGATGACACCATGAATGACGCAAAGAACCTCCTTCAGGCCATCTCTTCTTTTATTAGTGATGCAAATGCTTATATGAAAGGACAACTGGTGTGTGATCCCATTAAGGAAGATGTACTGTGGGAGAT GCTAGCCAACACAAAAGCAAATGTAAAGGCTGCATTTGCAGATGACTTTGACACCTCCAGGGCTGTTGCTGCAATTATGGACCTCATTCACCATGGCAACAGACAGCTTAAGGCTGTCACTAAG GAAGGTGGATCTCCGAGAAGCCCTGTTGTGTATGGAACCATGCTTTCCTATATAGAGGACTTTTTTAACACTGTTGGAATATCTCTTGGAGACAAACAG GTTGttccagaaaacaaaaattcagctATGCTTTCCAGTGTGATTGATGAGCTAGTGAGCTTCCGTGTCAAGGTGCGTAATTATGCTCTTGCTATGCCTGGAGCAACAGAAGTGGTGCAGATGGAAGAAGGTACCATTGtagcaaaggaaacaaaacaggaagagagagagacaagacgGCAGTTATTGCTGGAGCGAGAACCCCTTCTGCAGGCTTGTGACAACCTGCGGAGAGATCTTGCTGCATTTGGAATCAACATAAAG GACCGGGGTACTACTTCCACGTGGGAAGTGGTGGATCAGAGAAGAGCAGAGCAAAGAACTGAAAACAGCTGA
- the CARS2 gene encoding probable cysteine--tRNA ligase, mitochondrial isoform X2 gives MVMGITDIDDKIIKRANEMNISPLALARVYEEGFKQDMAALKVLPPTIYMRVTENIPQIISFIERIMASGHAYATSKGDVYFDVKSRGERYGKLTSVYTDVQEEMVDSDKRHVKDFALWKAAKPQELYWASPWGKGRPGWHIECSTVSSTVFGSQLDIHTGGIDLAFPHHENEIAQCEVYHQCEQWGNYFLHSGHLLIKGNREKMSKSLKNYITIKDFLRENSADEFRMFCLRSKYRSAIEFGDDTMNDAKNLLQAISSFISDANAYMKGQLVCDPIKEDVLWEMLANTKANVKAAFADDFDTSRAVAAIMDLIHHGNRQLKAVTKEGGSPRSPVVYGTMLSYIEDFFNTVGISLGDKQVVPENKNSAMLSSVIDELVSFRVKVRNYALAMPGATEVVQMEEGTIVAKETKQEERETRRQLLLEREPLLQACDNLRRDLAAFGINIKDRGTTSTWEVVDQRRAEQRTENS, from the exons ATGAACATATCACCATTAGCTCTTGCCCGGGTTTATGAAGAAGGCTTTAAACAAGACATGGCTGCATTAaag GTTCTTCCCCCAACAATATATATGAGAGTGACTGAAAATATTCCTCAGATAATTTCTTTTATAGAACGGATAATGGCTAGTGGACATGCTTATGCAACCTCCAAAG GTGATGTTTATTTTGATGTCAAGTCTAGGGGAGAACGATATGGAAAGTTAACTAGTGTTTACACTGATGTACAAGAGGAAATGG TTGATAGTGATAAGCGACATGTCAAAGATTTTGCCCTGTGGAAGGCAGCCAAGCCTCAAGAACTTTACTGGGCTTCTCCCTGGGGAAAAGGAAGACCTGGCTGGCACATCGAGTGCTCTACAGTTTCGAG TACAGTGTTTGGAAGCCAACTGGATATCCATACTGGTGGCATAGATCTTGCTTTCCCACATCATGAAAATGAAATTGCACAGTGTGAGGTTTATCATCAGTGTGAACAATGGGGAAATTATTTTCTACATTCTG ggcaTTTGCTTATTAAAGGGAATCgagaaaaaatgtcaaaatcattaaaaaactACATTACAATTAAG GATTTTTTGAGAGAGAATTCAGCGGATGaattcagaatgttttgtttgcGCAGCAAGTACAGAtcag caATAGAATTTGGTGATGACACCATGAATGACGCAAAGAACCTCCTTCAGGCCATCTCTTCTTTTATTAGTGATGCAAATGCTTATATGAAAGGACAACTGGTGTGTGATCCCATTAAGGAAGATGTACTGTGGGAGAT GCTAGCCAACACAAAAGCAAATGTAAAGGCTGCATTTGCAGATGACTTTGACACCTCCAGGGCTGTTGCTGCAATTATGGACCTCATTCACCATGGCAACAGACAGCTTAAGGCTGTCACTAAG GAAGGTGGATCTCCGAGAAGCCCTGTTGTGTATGGAACCATGCTTTCCTATATAGAGGACTTTTTTAACACTGTTGGAATATCTCTTGGAGACAAACAG GTTGttccagaaaacaaaaattcagctATGCTTTCCAGTGTGATTGATGAGCTAGTGAGCTTCCGTGTCAAGGTGCGTAATTATGCTCTTGCTATGCCTGGAGCAACAGAAGTGGTGCAGATGGAAGAAGGTACCATTGtagcaaaggaaacaaaacaggaagagagagagacaagacgGCAGTTATTGCTGGAGCGAGAACCCCTTCTGCAGGCTTGTGACAACCTGCGGAGAGATCTTGCTGCATTTGGAATCAACATAAAG GACCGGGGTACTACTTCCACGTGGGAAGTGGTGGATCAGAGAAGAGCAGAGCAAAGAACTGAAAACAGCTGA